A genomic region of Ignavibacteria bacterium contains the following coding sequences:
- a CDS encoding S41 family peptidase encodes MKNFKRLILGIILFFTFVINSFSQWDTKNNNLPGNIDVISDIFIKPELENQISISTHSFPVQNRTAADWRRAIDSVWGAGLPTATKLQIFDKFWNKIDSSFACFHDITDNWSALKLQYRSEVANGVSRGRFAAIMCYLSLALREGHTKATDNILMNTNISQGTPLLLIGAWSDSRRFGAGLTPLPDSSLLVYSVVPNHPIELQRGDIVLGYDGIPWKVLVYQLLSYELPFIGWWGCSPTSFTHSLLMSAGRNWHLFDTIDVVKYGTNDTVHYPTSLLAGQTQSILTTEQMDISGVPKPDYFGGTYVSHGKIQGTNIGYIYCWGWSGNAGTLFYNAVQALKQTDALIIDFRMNFGGNMFLSDSAMKVLFNSTFPTIDWGKRTSPTNHLQLTALNVSANYKIKGVPPGYLNPIAVLTGPGALSSGDQVALRMKYHPRVRIFGKSTSTAFNSPVTLNLHADWTCAYANSDAYETHTPGRYLTHLEFPVDENVWLTRSGVAQGRDDVIESALNWINIFSGNSSTLLFDNAESGFGKWETNEGWSVIKSNAYSPVNSFTESSKGNYKNNANNSLTLKNSINVSNTSALVLSFYHKYATQLDKDFCRVEISSNNGATWQQAVSYSGTVSTIHQIKIDITKYANRSSNLKIRFRLTSDAGTAADGWYVDNITLTGYSVPGQSITGINPLDKITKYKLNQNYPNPFNPVTNINFDLPLDSKVTLKVYDLTGREVATLADEFMTAGYHVVTFNAINLSSGVYFYKLEAGDFSAVKKMMLIK; translated from the coding sequence ATGAAAAATTTCAAAAGACTTATTTTAGGAATAATTTTATTTTTTACATTTGTTATAAACTCATTTTCACAATGGGATACAAAGAATAACAATTTACCGGGTAATATTGATGTGATTTCAGATATTTTTATTAAACCGGAATTAGAAAACCAAATTTCCATTTCAACTCATAGTTTTCCCGTTCAAAATAGAACTGCAGCGGATTGGAGACGCGCCATTGATTCGGTTTGGGGAGCAGGTTTACCAACTGCCACAAAACTTCAAATTTTTGATAAGTTTTGGAATAAAATTGATTCTTCTTTTGCATGCTTCCATGACATAACTGATAACTGGAGCGCATTGAAGCTACAATACCGTTCTGAAGTTGCAAACGGAGTAAGCCGGGGAAGATTTGCTGCAATTATGTGTTACCTTTCTCTCGCTTTGCGTGAAGGTCATACAAAAGCAACAGATAATATTTTAATGAATACAAATATTTCACAGGGTACCCCGCTTTTATTAATAGGTGCATGGAGTGACAGCCGCAGGTTTGGTGCCGGACTTACACCGCTTCCCGACAGTTCTCTGCTTGTTTATAGTGTTGTTCCGAATCATCCTATAGAACTTCAGCGCGGAGACATAGTATTGGGATATGATGGAATCCCCTGGAAAGTTTTAGTATATCAACTTCTTAGTTATGAATTGCCATTCATCGGATGGTGGGGATGTTCTCCGACTTCATTTACTCACAGTTTATTGATGTCTGCAGGAAGGAACTGGCATTTATTTGATACTATTGATGTCGTTAAATATGGAACTAATGATACGGTTCACTATCCCACATCACTTCTTGCGGGACAAACTCAATCTATACTAACTACAGAGCAAATGGATATTTCAGGTGTTCCTAAACCCGATTATTTCGGAGGGACATATGTATCTCACGGTAAAATTCAGGGAACAAATATAGGATATATTTATTGCTGGGGTTGGTCAGGCAATGCCGGAACTTTGTTTTACAATGCAGTCCAAGCGCTTAAACAAACTGATGCACTTATTATAGATTTCAGGATGAATTTTGGCGGGAATATGTTCTTAAGCGACTCAGCAATGAAAGTATTATTTAATTCAACCTTCCCAACAATCGATTGGGGAAAAAGAACCAGTCCTACAAATCACTTACAATTAACTGCATTAAATGTTTCTGCAAATTATAAAATTAAGGGAGTTCCTCCGGGATATTTAAATCCTATTGCAGTATTAACCGGACCGGGTGCCCTAAGCTCAGGTGATCAGGTTGCACTAAGAATGAAGTATCATCCGAGGGTAAGGATTTTTGGAAAATCAACAAGTACAGCATTCAATAGTCCGGTAACATTAAATCTTCATGCTGATTGGACCTGCGCATATGCAAATAGTGATGCATATGAAACTCATACCCCCGGCAGGTATCTAACTCATCTTGAATTTCCAGTCGATGAAAATGTGTGGCTTACACGCTCAGGAGTTGCACAAGGACGTGATGACGTTATTGAATCTGCACTAAATTGGATTAATATTTTTTCGGGTAACTCATCAACTTTACTCTTCGATAACGCAGAAAGTGGATTTGGAAAATGGGAAACAAATGAAGGATGGTCAGTAATAAAAAGTAATGCGTATTCACCGGTTAATTCATTTACCGAGAGCTCCAAAGGCAATTATAAAAATAATGCAAATAATTCACTGACTTTAAAAAATTCCATTAACGTTTCCAATACAAGTGCTTTAGTTTTAAGTTTTTATCACAAATATGCAACACAGCTTGACAAAGATTTTTGTAGAGTAGAAATATCCAGCAACAATGGGGCTACATGGCAGCAGGCAGTAAGCTATTCGGGTACCGTCAGTACGATTCATCAAATTAAAATCGATATTACAAAATATGCAAATCGTTCATCAAATCTTAAAATAAGATTTAGACTAACTTCAGATGCCGGTACAGCAGCCGACGGATGGTATGTTGATAACATAACTTTAACCGGTTATTCTGTTCCTGGTCAGTCAATAACCGGAATAAATCCTCTTGATAAAATCACTAAATATAAATTAAATCAAAACTACCCAAACCCGTTTAATCCGGTTACAAATATTAACTTTGATCTGCCTTTAGATAGTAAGGTAACGCTCAAGGTCTATGACCTGACAGGAAGAGAAGTTGCAACACTTGCAGATGAATTTATGACAGCAGGATATCATGTGGTTACTTTCAATGCTATTAACTTATCCAGCGGTGTTTATTTTTATAAACTTGAAGCAGGTGATTTCAGTGCAGTAAAGAAAATGATGTTAATTAAATAA